A segment of the Triticum urartu cultivar G1812 chromosome 1, Tu2.1, whole genome shotgun sequence genome:
GGCGAGGCGTGCAAGAGGACGAGGGGCAAGACCAACTCCAAGGTTGACGACATACGTGATGCCTCATCCATGGCATTGCATGACACTTTGCATGGCGATGTCTCAAAAGGATGTGAGGGACGAGAAGAAGCGGCAAAGCAAGGACGAGAAAATGAAGCAATACCTAGACCTTCAAAGGAAGAAGCTTGAGATGTAGGAGGCGGCCAAGAGAAGGAAGCTCGGCATGGAGGAGGCAGCCCGGCAAAGGCAGCACGACATGGAGGAGGCGTCCGGCAAAGGCAGCTCGGCATCGAGGCCGACAATGTCAAAGCCAGGCAgaggcagctcgacatcgaggccaCCAATGCCGCCACCAAAGCGAAGGAGGTGGCCCTTGCGATCATGAGCGTGGACTTGTCCAAGATGAGCGAGAAGACGAGAGCCTGGTTCGAGGCCAGGCAAAAGGAGATGCTCGACGCCGACGGCCTGAACTAGGTTGTCCGATCGGCCGTGCCCGTTCTTTTTGGAGGCTGGCATGGGTGTCGCCCGCCCGCTGGGCCGCTGGCTGTGTGCCGACGAGAAAAACTTTCATTTTGGAggccggctgtgttgccggcGAGGACAACTATTCATTTTGGAGGCTGACTGTGTTGCCGGCCGCTGACTGTTGCTGGCGATGGACGTGTAGGCCGCTGCCCTGATGAACTAGGGCTTGGCATTTGAAACGTTTCTCTTTTTTTAAATAGACACAGACATGATGGGGGTAAACGGATGCGACCACGCgctgggcgcacggccaccgcatcccaggACATGTCCGAACACGACTCCATCTccctacccaaacggacagaatccgAACGAAACGAACGTCCGTTTGAGATTGCGCGGTAGAGTTGGCCTAACCTGGCATGCTCGTAGTACGTTGGAACGCTGCCAAGATCCCATATTCGTGAATGTAAACATAAATCCCATAGTATTCCATAGCGCAGACTGACTAAGTTATTTTACCGGTGCTGGTATGTACCGGTAGCCAATCCACCATCCATCACTTTTGTTAAAATCTGTGCATATCTTATACTCTATTTTCAGATATTAGATTGGACATAGTAATACATGTACTGGTGTCAGATATTGTCAGCTTTACAGAAGAAAGAGAGTTAGAGGGGAGAGAAcggtgcatgcatgcatgcattctCTCAAGCCATACATATGACATGCTTTTATTTTTCTCCTCATATTAATAATGATTCATATCTTTTGAATCAAATGTCTATTATTGAAACATTTTATATATTTGAATTCATGGTGACAAGACCTTCAGAACAAGATCAATTTTGGATATGTTTgaaatatattttattttatGTATTTCAATTTTGTTTGAAATCACTTTCATAAAACATTATATTGTTTCACTATGTCATAGAAGTTTTTCCTAGTGTTTCACTCATTTTTATAAACTGGAATATGGAACTCACAGAGATACGGATATATTGATAGGACAACATTTTTTCTAGTTTTTTCAAGTGTTTTGCTCATTTTCAAATCATTTGAATAAACATATTTCACTCATTTTCAAAAGATAGATTTAGGCCCATTCAAAATGATGGATATCACTCATTCAAAAATTTATTTCAAACATTTCAGAAAACTGATTTCACTCATTGAATCTAACAACACATTTCACTCATTTGATACAACTGATTTGAGTCGTTTCAATTGAAAGAAATACATGTTTCAATAATTTAAAAAGCTAATTTCACTCATTTGAAAATAAAAATATTCTTGTTTCAAGAAGCTGGTATATGTCACAAAAATAAACTTAAATTATTTCATAAAACTAACTTCACTCATTTGATGTCACTTGTTTCAAATAACGCATTTCAATTATTTCAAAAAAACCAATTTCACTCAattgaaaagaaaaaaaatcgcCCGCTTCATAAAACAGATTACGCTCATTTCAAAAATTATATTTCACTCATTTCAAAAACGATTTCACTCATTCAAACAACGATTTCATTCAATTCATAAAATTGGTATCATTGAATTCAAAAAACATATTTCAGTTAATTGATATAACCCATTTCATAAAACCGATTTCACTCATTACAAAAAATATCTCAAAAACTAATTCCACTTTGTATTTACGAAATATAttcaaatatatttcaatcaTCTCAAAAGTAAGTTTCAAATGTTTGAAATATAAATTTTAACTTGAAATAAGTGAAAATTAAATGAAATGGAAAACCATTTTCACTCGCTTCATGAAATAGATTTCACTCATTTattaaaaaaattgaaataatcTGTCTCACATGTTTTAAAATAACTAGTTTCACATTTTCTAAATAACAAGTTAAAAATATTTCACAATGAAATTTGTTTCATATGCATGAAAACAGAATGTACTCATTTGAAAATTTTGGTTTCACTCAAATACTTATTTCGTGTATTCCACAAAACATGTTTCACTCATTTGAAATGTTGAAATTAAAAGATGTTTGAATGTATTCAAGGTTGATCTTTTTCTAAAGGTCTTGGCATCAGGAGTTCAAATATATAAAAAGTTTTAAAAATCAAGTTGTAGTTTAaaatatatgaatgaatgaaattGCCAAAGAGAAAATAAAGGGCATGAATTAGTCTGACATGTGATGCATTTTCAGTACATGAGAATGAGGAGAGAGAATGGATCATGCATGCGTTAAGTATAACTATATTGCTGACATGGGCCTCTTTCATCTGACATTAATTTGATTATTAATAAAGATATAAAAGATAGATTTTTAGTATATACATTTATACATTGTCTGTGGGTTTTTTTATAGCACGAATCATTTCGCATTTGAGTGGCAGATGGTTTGCCGGTAGGCACCGTATCCGGTAAAAAGAGGTTCGCGTAGCGCAGACCTAAATTGAACACGCTCCCGCAACTGTAACGGCCCCCCTCGCGCGCCGCCCCGACGGCTCACGCGCCGAGCGtcccgcctccgccgccgctcatcgtcgtcgtcctcctcctcctagcCGACGTCCGGCTTCCGCCTCCGCAACTCCTCCTCTCCCTAGCCGACGTCCCACCGCGGCTGCTCCTCTCCCATCTCGCCGATgtcccgcctccgcctccgccatTGCTCCTGCTTCACCACGCCCATGTCCCGcatccgcctccgccgccgcctctcctcttccacctcACGACCCACACCCTCCCGGTCTCCCCGCGCCGCCTTTGCGGCGGCCACGGAGCGTGTCCGCGCCGGAACGCTCAGCCCGCAAGACGCACACCACCTGTTCGACGAATTGTTTCAGCAGGCCACCCCGGTCCCCGAGCGCCCCCTCAACGGATTCCTTGCCGCCCTCACCCGTGCCACGCCCTCCGAAGCCTGCAGAGACGGCCCCGctctcgccctctccctcttCAACCGTGTCTGCCGAGAAGAAGCCGGCATGCGGGTGGCGCCGCCCACCATCTTCACGTACGGCGTCCTCATGAACTGCTGCTGCCGCATGCGTCGTCCGGAACTTGGGCTCGCCTTCTTCGGCCGCCTCCTAAGGACGGGCCTGAAGGCAGACAAGATCGTCGCCAACACTGTCCTCAAGTGCCTGTGCTGCGCTAAACGGGCAGACGACGCTGTGAAAGTGCTGCTTCATAGGATGACCGAGCTGGGGTGTGTGCCTGATGCCTTCTCATACGCCATTGTCCTGAAGAGCTTATGTGATGATAACAGGAGCCAGCAGGCGCTCTACCTGCTCCGGATGATGGCGAAAGAAGAAGGTGTGTGCTCCCCTGACGTGGTCACATATAACACCGTCATCCATGGCTTCTTTAAGGAAGGAAAAATAGGCAAGGCCTGCAATCTATTCCATGAAATGACGAAGCAAGGGTTTGTGCCTAATGTGGTGACATATAACTCGGTTATCAATGCATTGTGCAAGGCCCGAGCAATGGACAATGCAGAGTTGTTCCTTCGGCAGATGGTTGATAACGGCGTTCAACCGAATAAAGTGACATATACTAGCATGATCCATGGATATTCCACTTTGGGCCAGTGGAAAGAGGCGACTAAACTGTTCAGAGAAATGACAAGCAGTGGTCTTATACCAGATATTGTCACTTGGAACTCGTTCATTGACTCCCTTTGCAAGCATGGAAGAAGCAAAGAAGCTGCAGAAATTTTTCATTCCATGTCTGCAAAGGGCCACAAGCCTGATATCATCTCCTACACCACTCTTCTTCATGGGTATGCCAATGAAGGAAGCTTTCCTGATATGATGAGTCTCTTTAAGTCAATGGAAGGCGACGGTATTGTAGCCAACTGCCAATTTTTCAACATATTAATTGATGCATATGCTAAACGAGGAATGATGGACGAAGCTATGCTCATATTTACTGAAATGCCAGGACAAGGAGTCAATCCAAATGTAGTCACCTATTCAACTGTGATAGCTTCACTTTGCAGAATGGGTAGGCTGGCTGATGCAATGAATAAGTTCAGTGAGATGATTGGTACGGGAGTACAACCGAACACAGTTGTTTATCACTCCCTAGTTCAGGGCTTATGTACACATGGTGATTTGGTGAAAGCGAAGGAGTTGATTTCTGAAATGATGAATAAAGGTATTCCTCGTCCAAACATTGCATTCTTCAGTTCAATAGTACACAGTCTATGCAAAGAAGGAAGGGTTATGGATGCACACCATATCTTTGACTTGGTTAAAGACATAGGGGAGAGATCTGACATCATTATGTTTAATACGCTGATTGATGGATATTGCCTAGTCGGTGAGATGGGCAAAGCAGTCAGTGTACTAGATGTCATGATATCAGCCGGCATTGAGCCTGATATCTTTACATATAATACACTTGTCAATGGTTATTTTAAGAGTGGAAGGATCGATGATGGGTTGAATCTGTTCAGAGAAATGTCACATAAGAAAATTAAACCTACAACTGTTACATATAACATCATACTGGATGGATTATTTCGTGCTGGGAGAACCGTTGCTGCCAAGAAA
Coding sequences within it:
- the LOC125546237 gene encoding protein Rf1, mitochondrial-like yields the protein MSRLRLRHCSCFTTPMSRIRLRRRLSSSTSRPTPSRSPRAAFAAATERVRAGTLSPQDAHHLFDELFQQATPVPERPLNGFLAALTRATPSEACRDGPALALSLFNRVCREEAGMRVAPPTIFTYGVLMNCCCRMRRPELGLAFFGRLLRTGLKADKIVANTVLKCLCCAKRADDAVKVLLHRMTELGCVPDAFSYAIVLKSLCDDNRSQQALYLLRMMAKEEGVCSPDVVTYNTVIHGFFKEGKIGKACNLFHEMTKQGFVPNVVTYNSVINALCKARAMDNAELFLRQMVDNGVQPNKVTYTSMIHGYSTLGQWKEATKLFREMTSSGLIPDIVTWNSFIDSLCKHGRSKEAAEIFHSMSAKGHKPDIISYTTLLHGYANEGSFPDMMSLFKSMEGDGIVANCQFFNILIDAYAKRGMMDEAMLIFTEMPGQGVNPNVVTYSTVIASLCRMGRLADAMNKFSEMIGTGVQPNTVVYHSLVQGLCTHGDLVKAKELISEMMNKGIPRPNIAFFSSIVHSLCKEGRVMDAHHIFDLVKDIGERSDIIMFNTLIDGYCLVGEMGKAVSVLDVMISAGIEPDIFTYNTLVNGYFKSGRIDDGLNLFREMSHKKIKPTTVTYNIILDGLFRAGRTVAAKKMLHELIGCGTTVSLSTYNIILKGLCRNNCTDEAIVMFQKLHTINVKFNITTLNTMINSMYTVQRREEAKDLFAAISDSGLVPNASTYGIMIRNLLKEGSVEEADSMFLSMERSGCAPCSRLLNDTIRTLLEKGEIVKAGNYMSKVDGKSISLEASTCSLLLSLFSGKGKYREQIQLLPVKYQFFGGVS